In Cetobacterium somerae ATCC BAA-474, the genomic window GTTGGAATTTGTATTAACTCTTCCCAGTTAATTCCCTGAGAACCATCATAAGCCCAATTTCCTTCTTTTTTATACCCTTCATCTTTTCCAAATAAAAATCCTTCATCTCCTACACTAACCATATGATTTTTATCAATATTTTTTATATAGATACTCATTTCTTCTGCCCATTTAGTAACCTGCTTTCCAGTTTTATCTTCAGGATTTCTAGGTTCATTTGCCAATTCCCAAGCAAATATAGTTGGATCATTTTTATATTTTATTCCTGTATATTGATTTTTTCTATTCAAAAGCATTGAAACATAATTTTTATAAGCTTCTTTTGCTTTTTCATTAATATAAAAATCTTCTTTCCTTTCTAAATTATTCCATTTTTTATATTCTTCCATTCCACCAAAATCTTCCCAATAATTAGTTAATACTGGAATTACTTTTATACCATATTTTTTAGCTTGAGCTATACTATAGTCCATTCTTTCTAATCCATCTACTTCACCATTTCTAGTTTGATAATCTCCCATAGTAGGTTGAATAGAAAAATTATTTTGTATTTTAGTTTTTTCTCCATCTCCAAAGCCCCACATTCTAATAACTTTAATTCCCATATCGTTAGCTTGTTTAAATACATCGTCAATAGCTTGATTATTTTTATAGTGTAAATAATAATTATTCGTTCCTACAAATTTAAATTCTTTTCCATTTAAAACAAAATCTTTATCTTTTCTCTGTACAAACTCTCCAGTTGCTCCTAAAGTAACTACTGATCCTAGAATAAAAGTTGACAAGAATAACTCTTTGAAAATATTCAATTAAAAAACCTCCCAAAATTTTTCTATTTTTACGTAAACGTTTACGTAATTGGATATTACTATATTTATTTTTAAAAGTCAATACAAATTATTTATTTATAGTTTTTTACGTTCTAAAATAATGCGATATTAAGTTTTAACTTGACATTGAGAGTATTTCATATTATAACTTTATTCATAGGAGGACGAATATGAAACCAAGTATAAAGGAAATTGCAAAAAGATTAAATATAGCTCCTTCTACAGTTTCTCGAGCTTTAAATGATAAACATGATATCAGTCAAAGTTTAAAAGAAAAAGTAAATGCTGTAGCTAAGGAGATTGGTTATAAGAAAAATTCCATTGCCGCTAGATTGGTCAACAAAAAAAGTAATACTATAGGAGTTTTTTTTCTCTCTAGAGAACATATTAATAATGAAGAAAATACAGGATTCAAATACGTTGAGATTATTCTAGATAAAATTAAAGATAAAAATTACGATCTTATAATCTTTTCTGTTGATAGTGACTTAAAAGATAAAAAAAAATATATTGATATATGTTCTGAAAGACAAGTTGAAGGAGCTATTTTTATTGGATTAGAAGATACAGATGAAAATACTGAGTTACTAAGAAATATAGATGTTCCCACAGTAATTTTAGAAAAAAGAGTTTCTGGAAAAAATATATCTTATATCGGATCTGATAACGAATATGGCGTAAATTTAATACTTGATCATCTTTTTGAATTAGGACATCAAGATATTGCTTTTATTAAAGGACCTAATTTTATTGAGTGTTCTAAGGATAGGTTTAATGCTTTTTACAAAAGAATGACTTCTTTAAATCTTTATAAAGATAGTTTTGTAAAAGAGGGAAACTTTAGATTAAAAAGCGGATATAAAGCTACTCAAGAACTTTTAAATAATGATAAAATTCCAACAGCAATTATTGCTTCTAGTGATTCAATGGCTATTGGAGCTATGAAAGCAATAGAAGAAAAAGGTCTTAGAATTCCTGATGACATATCTTTAGTTGGATATGATGGTTTTGAAATAGGAGCTTTTTTATCTCCATCTTTAACTACAGTTTATCAAGACTTCCAAACTATGGGAATAAAAGCTGTAGAAACATTATTTTCTATGATTGAAAATAAAGAAAGCTCTGTTAATCTTGTTTTTAAGCCAAAATTAATAGAAAGAAAATCAACAAAAAAAATATTCTCTTAATGAGAATTTTTTTATATCACTTTTCGTAAACGTTTGCATAAATTTAAGGAGGAATTATGAAAAATATTATTGTTTTTGATTTAGGAGGTTCTAGTATTAAATATGGTGTTATTACTACTCTAGGAGAAATTCTTTTTAAAGGAAGTTTCCAAACTCCAAAAGATTCTTTTGAAACTCTTTTAAATAAAATGTTTGAAATTTTTAATTTATTAAAGAAATTTAATCCTCAAGGTGTTTCCATTAGTTCTCCAGGAGCTGTAAATTCTTCTTCTGGAATTATAAAAGGAATTAGCGCAATTCCTTATATTCATAACTTTGAAATAAAAAAAGTTTTTGAAGAAACTTTTCAGCTTCCTGTAGAAATTGAAAATGATGGAAATTGCTCAGCTTTAGCTGAATTTTGGTTAGGAAGTGGTAAAAATTTAAAAAATGTTATATCTGTTGTTTTGGGTTCAGGAATAGGTGGAGCTGTTATACAAAATGAGCAGCTCATTAATGGGAAAACTTTTCAAAGTGGTGAATTTGGTTATATGCTTTTAGAAGAAAATAAAACTTGGAGTTCTCTTTGTTCAACTATATCTTTAGTTGAACAAGCTAAAAAAATAACAAAAATAAATGATTTAGATGGTATTAAACTTTTTAACCTATCTTTGATTGAATATCCAGAATTAGAAACTCTTCTTAAAAAATATTATCTTAATTTATCAAAAGGAATATATAATTTACAATGTGCTTTTGATAGTGATGTCTTTATTATTAGTGGCGGAATAAGTTCTAATCCAATATTTTTTGAAAATTTAACAAATCACTTAAATAATTTTTATAATTCTTTAGATGATAAAGTAGAGATTCCTCTTATTAAAAAAGCTTTTTTTGAAAATGATTCAAACTTAATTGGTGCAGCATATAATTTTATAGAAAATATCCAACATAAAAGATTTATTTAATTAAGAACGAAATTATTCTTATTAAATAAGTTCGTAAACTATGCTAATATAATGATTCCTTTCTATAAAATAATCTTATAATTTTAACGTATTTTTTACTCTAAATAAAGATAATTTTAACTTGAATGTTATATAATTAAGACAAAGATAATAAAAATATGGGAAAAGGGAGAATTATGTTTAGTATAAAGAAAAGTTTAATAGGATTATTAGCATTGATGGGCACGACAATAATAAGTGCTGAGGAACAACAGATTGCATTTATATCAGATGTACACTTTCATGATGTATACGGAGATTTTAAAGGTGATTTTGAAGGTTTAAAAAGCGAGAAAACAGGAAAATACGCAACTATAAGAACAATGGATTCTCAAATGAATTCAACAAGATTATTTAATGAAAATTATTTTGCATTTATAGCTGTTTTAGATGATCTTGTAAAAAAAGATATAAAATATATTGTTCTTCCAGGTGACTTTAGTGATGATGGACAAGAAGTTCATATTGAAGGATTAAAAAAAATTATGGATGACTATGCCAACAAATATGGTTTAAAGTTTTATATCACATTTGGAAATCATGACCCTGTTATGCCGATGACAATTAATAATGGAAAGATAAATTATCTTGGAACTAATGGAAAAGAGCAAGCAATTTTCAGTAAAGGTTCAAAAATAAAGGAAAAAGATGGAGTAAATCCTATTATATTCTCAGAGATTGTTAAAGAACAAGGATATGAGGATATAATAAAACAGATAAATAGTTTTGGTTTAGTTCCAGAAAAAGAAGATTTATATTGGGAAACTCCATTCTCAAAATATAGTTATAATCAATATACTTTTAAAAAAGGTTTGGAAGCGAGTTCTTCTAGAAATAGGAAATATTCAATTTCTTATGAGGGGTCTGGAGATAAGTTAGGAAATAAAAAGTTTGAAATAATTGATGGAAGTTATTTAGTAGAACCTACAAAAGGATTATGGTTACTTGCAATAGATTCAAATGTCTATGTACCAACTGAAGATGGAAAAGAGTTTACACCAGCTTCAAACGCTGGATATAATAAAGTTCTAACACATAAAAAACACCTTATAAATTGGGTTAAAAAAGTTGCTAAAGAAGCTGAGGAGAAAGGGAAAACTTTAGTTACATTTAGTCACTATCCGATGATAGATTTTTACAATGGATCTTCAGAAGAGGTTGAATCTATATTTGGAAAAGGCAAGTTTGAACTAAGAAGAGTTCCAACAGATGAAGTAGCTAAAACTTTTGCTGATGCAGGAATAAAATTACACTTTGGTGGGCATATGCACTTCAATGACACTGGCGTTAAAAAGAATGAAAACGGTAATTTTTTAGTTAATGTTCAAGTTCCTTCTATAGCTGCTTATGTTCCAGCATATAAATTACTGTCGATAAATAATAAAAAAGGAGAGGCTACAATTGAAACGGTTAGAATAGATGAAGTCCCAAGATTTAATGAACTATTTGAGCACTATGAAAAAGAGTATGTTCAATTGAAAAAATCAGGTGCAAAAAATATTTGGAATAAAGATATCTTAAAATCCAAAAGTTATAAAGAGTTTGCAAATTGGCATATTCAAGAATTAGTAAGACTTAGATTTTTACCAAAAGATTGGCCAGAAGATATAAAAATAAATATTATTCCAATGTCAGGAAAAGATATATTTAATCTTTTAGCAGTAGGGAATGAAAAAAACGCAAAAGAAATTTTAGAGAAAAATGGTGTTACATTAATAAATTTAGAAAAATGGAATGGAACTGATTTAATTACAGATTTATATCGTTTTAGAAATGCCGGAAATTTAGCATTAAATGACGTTTCTGATGAACGTCTAAAAGGATATACAGCAATATATGAGTTATCTTTAAATAACAAAATTGAGGAAAATGAAGTAGTTAGTAGAGTGAAAACTTTATTTAGTATTTTAAATAAATTTATCAATGATTATCCAGATACAAATTTCGTAATTGATTTAAAATCAGGTAATTTAAATGTTATAAAATAGAAAAAATTGATAAAAAATGAGGAGTTTCTCAAATTT contains:
- a CDS encoding glycoside hydrolase 5 family protein, producing MNIFKELFLSTFILGSVVTLGATGEFVQRKDKDFVLNGKEFKFVGTNNYYLHYKNNQAIDDVFKQANDMGIKVIRMWGFGDGEKTKIQNNFSIQPTMGDYQTRNGEVDGLERMDYSIAQAKKYGIKVIPVLTNYWEDFGGMEEYKKWNNLERKEDFYINEKAKEAYKNYVSMLLNRKNQYTGIKYKNDPTIFAWELANEPRNPEDKTGKQVTKWAEEMSIYIKNIDKNHMVSVGDEGFLFGKDEGYKKEGNWAYDGSQGINWEELIQIPTIDFGTIHLYPEHWGISKENYKEWGEKYILDHSKIANKYNKPFILEEYGIGDKSNLDRAKIYEEWNKVFFENGGDGAMFWILTGIDPEHASGIYENYDGFRVMNDGTDVPEKLKEIANKLNKK
- a CDS encoding LacI family DNA-binding transcriptional regulator, with translation MKPSIKEIAKRLNIAPSTVSRALNDKHDISQSLKEKVNAVAKEIGYKKNSIAARLVNKKSNTIGVFFLSREHINNEENTGFKYVEIILDKIKDKNYDLIIFSVDSDLKDKKKYIDICSERQVEGAIFIGLEDTDENTELLRNIDVPTVILEKRVSGKNISYIGSDNEYGVNLILDHLFELGHQDIAFIKGPNFIECSKDRFNAFYKRMTSLNLYKDSFVKEGNFRLKSGYKATQELLNNDKIPTAIIASSDSMAIGAMKAIEEKGLRIPDDISLVGYDGFEIGAFLSPSLTTVYQDFQTMGIKAVETLFSMIENKESSVNLVFKPKLIERKSTKKIFS
- a CDS encoding ROK family protein encodes the protein MKNIIVFDLGGSSIKYGVITTLGEILFKGSFQTPKDSFETLLNKMFEIFNLLKKFNPQGVSISSPGAVNSSSGIIKGISAIPYIHNFEIKKVFEETFQLPVEIENDGNCSALAEFWLGSGKNLKNVISVVLGSGIGGAVIQNEQLINGKTFQSGEFGYMLLEENKTWSSLCSTISLVEQAKKITKINDLDGIKLFNLSLIEYPELETLLKKYYLNLSKGIYNLQCAFDSDVFIISGGISSNPIFFENLTNHLNNFYNSLDDKVEIPLIKKAFFENDSNLIGAAYNFIENIQHKRFI
- a CDS encoding metallophosphoesterase, with protein sequence MFSIKKSLIGLLALMGTTIISAEEQQIAFISDVHFHDVYGDFKGDFEGLKSEKTGKYATIRTMDSQMNSTRLFNENYFAFIAVLDDLVKKDIKYIVLPGDFSDDGQEVHIEGLKKIMDDYANKYGLKFYITFGNHDPVMPMTINNGKINYLGTNGKEQAIFSKGSKIKEKDGVNPIIFSEIVKEQGYEDIIKQINSFGLVPEKEDLYWETPFSKYSYNQYTFKKGLEASSSRNRKYSISYEGSGDKLGNKKFEIIDGSYLVEPTKGLWLLAIDSNVYVPTEDGKEFTPASNAGYNKVLTHKKHLINWVKKVAKEAEEKGKTLVTFSHYPMIDFYNGSSEEVESIFGKGKFELRRVPTDEVAKTFADAGIKLHFGGHMHFNDTGVKKNENGNFLVNVQVPSIAAYVPAYKLLSINNKKGEATIETVRIDEVPRFNELFEHYEKEYVQLKKSGAKNIWNKDILKSKSYKEFANWHIQELVRLRFLPKDWPEDIKINIIPMSGKDIFNLLAVGNEKNAKEILEKNGVTLINLEKWNGTDLITDLYRFRNAGNLALNDVSDERLKGYTAIYELSLNNKIEENEVVSRVKTLFSILNKFINDYPDTNFVIDLKSGNLNVIK